A single genomic interval of Acidovorax sp. 1608163 harbors:
- a CDS encoding RNA-binding S4 domain-containing protein yields the protein MNLTETMRLDKWLWCARFYKTRSLATEEISKGRVTVNGQQAKPARDLRCGDTVALRQGPVARTVLVRALSGARGPAPVAQLLYEETAESIAAREQAAEQRRLAPEPAATLQDGRPTKRDRRNIERAQDWGSRWSASIDE from the coding sequence ATGAATTTGACCGAAACGATGCGCCTGGACAAATGGCTTTGGTGCGCGCGCTTTTACAAAACCCGCAGCCTGGCGACCGAAGAAATCAGCAAAGGCCGCGTGACCGTGAACGGCCAGCAGGCCAAGCCCGCGCGCGACCTGCGCTGCGGCGACACCGTGGCTTTGCGCCAAGGCCCCGTGGCCCGCACGGTGCTGGTGCGAGCGCTGAGCGGTGCCCGGGGCCCGGCCCCTGTGGCCCAGCTGCTGTACGAAGAGACGGCAGAAAGCATCGCGGCCCGCGAGCAGGCGGCAGAACAAAGGCGCCTGGCACCCGAGCCTGCAGCCACCCTGCAAGACGGGCGCCCCACCAAACGCGACCGGCGCAACATCGAGCGTGCCCAGGACTGGGGCAGCCGCTGGAGCGCATCCATCGACGAGTGA
- a CDS encoding sensor histidine kinase: MTEPLQATHSLRRRLLLGILLPVVAFISFNTYSLYHQTLASLNTAYDRTLLASAKSISEQLDVEGFDDDAHIRAIVPYSALEAFEADNQSHMFYRVSTQSGEVISGFDDLPEWRGKIPLKPPYAALVDFYDDVFRDQPVRVAVLLQPVASAEGRGMAVIQVAETLEVRETLALQILWKTLLRQALLIAVIAFTVLWVVQRATRPVRHLSLQLQARGEGDLSPIAAPTAPRELQPLIAATNQVMQRLRHLLRHQKRFVRDASHQLRTPLAVLKTQVQSALRGDMPAEQALHEISDTVDRATQLANQMLALAKVEQLRQQSEPPITRLDEVLRTVALEISPLIAQRDLDFGIQTEVAPVRAHEWMLRELTRNLLHNAVRHAPPGSELTVDLRSDAHHTALTISDHGPGIEPELASRLFQPFSAGDVRSGSGLGLAICQEIVQALEGSIALTNREQGTRVLGLDAVVRLPLARPQPDAGHPTIPHGSE; this comes from the coding sequence ATGACCGAGCCGCTGCAAGCCACCCACTCGCTGCGCCGCAGGCTGCTGCTGGGCATTTTGCTGCCGGTGGTGGCGTTCATCAGCTTCAACACTTACAGCCTCTACCACCAGACGCTGGCCTCGCTGAACACCGCTTACGACCGCACGCTGCTGGCATCGGCCAAAAGCATCAGCGAGCAGCTGGATGTGGAGGGCTTTGACGACGACGCCCACATCCGGGCCATCGTGCCCTACTCTGCGCTGGAGGCGTTTGAGGCCGACAACCAGAGCCACATGTTCTACCGCGTCTCGACCCAAAGCGGCGAGGTGATCTCGGGCTTTGACGACCTGCCCGAGTGGCGCGGCAAGATCCCGCTGAAGCCGCCCTACGCAGCGCTGGTGGATTTTTACGACGATGTCTTTCGCGACCAGCCCGTGCGGGTGGCCGTGCTGCTGCAGCCCGTGGCCAGCGCCGAAGGGCGCGGCATGGCCGTGATCCAGGTGGCCGAGACGCTGGAGGTACGCGAGACGTTGGCGCTGCAGATTCTGTGGAAGACCCTGTTGCGGCAGGCCCTGCTGATTGCGGTGATCGCCTTCACCGTGCTGTGGGTCGTGCAACGCGCCACACGCCCCGTGCGGCACCTGAGCCTGCAACTGCAGGCCCGTGGCGAAGGTGACCTGAGCCCCATCGCCGCGCCCACAGCCCCGCGCGAACTGCAGCCCCTGATTGCCGCCACCAACCAAGTCATGCAGCGGCTGCGCCACCTGCTGCGCCACCAAAAGCGGTTTGTGCGCGATGCATCGCACCAGCTGCGCACCCCCTTGGCCGTGCTCAAAACCCAGGTGCAATCGGCCCTGCGGGGCGACATGCCTGCCGAGCAGGCCCTGCATGAAATCAGCGACACCGTGGACCGCGCCACCCAACTGGCCAACCAGATGCTGGCCCTGGCCAAGGTGGAACAACTGCGCCAGCAAAGCGAGCCGCCCATCACCCGGCTGGACGAGGTGCTGCGCACCGTAGCGCTGGAGATCTCGCCCCTGATCGCACAACGCGACCTGGACTTTGGCATCCAAACCGAGGTGGCCCCCGTGCGTGCCCATGAGTGGATGCTGCGCGAGCTGACCCGCAACCTGCTGCACAACGCCGTGCGCCACGCGCCGCCCGGCAGCGAGTTGACGGTGGACCTGCGCAGCGACGCACACCACACAGCACTCACCATCAGCGACCACGGCCCAGGGATTGAGCCGGAGTTGGCATCACGGCTCTTTCAGCCATTTTCTGCCGGTGATGTGCGCAGCGGCAGTGGCCTGGGCCTGGCCATTTGCCAGGAGATCGTGCAGGCGCTGGAAGGCAGCATTGCGCTGACCAATCGCGAACAGGGAACCAGGGTGCTGGGGCTGGACGCCGTGGTGCGCCTGCCGCTGGCGCGGCCGCAGCCAGACGCGGGCCACCCCACCATCCCCCACGGCAGCGAATAA
- a CDS encoding response regulator transcription factor yields MQLLLVEDDPTMQTTLQRALTRRGMEVAAVGDGKAALTQWVGRVPDAVILDLTLPGLDGLQVLQRARALGLRTPVLILTARGTVGDRVMGLNAGADDYLPKPFDLDELEARLRALVRRSADPGATPVGSNTTQIGAIRYDKDSGALYLNGEVMELTPRELALMHALLAQPGHAVTKERLYELVFPGQLDVQYEAIEVVVYRLRKKLAGTGLTLMTLRGLGYLLRTDAQA; encoded by the coding sequence ATGCAATTGCTCCTCGTAGAAGACGACCCCACCATGCAGACCACCTTGCAGCGGGCGCTGACGCGCCGTGGCATGGAGGTTGCAGCGGTGGGCGACGGCAAAGCCGCTCTCACCCAATGGGTGGGCCGGGTGCCGGACGCCGTGATCCTGGACCTGACGCTGCCCGGCCTGGACGGGCTGCAAGTGCTGCAACGCGCCCGCGCACTGGGCCTGCGCACGCCGGTGCTGATCCTCACCGCCCGGGGCACCGTGGGCGACCGTGTCATGGGCCTCAATGCCGGGGCGGACGACTACCTGCCCAAGCCCTTTGACCTGGACGAGCTGGAGGCCCGCCTGCGGGCCCTGGTGCGGCGCAGCGCCGACCCAGGCGCCACCCCGGTGGGCAGCAACACCACACAAATCGGCGCCATCCGCTATGACAAGGACAGCGGTGCGCTGTACCTGAATGGCGAGGTGATGGAGCTGACCCCCCGCGAGCTGGCCCTGATGCACGCCCTGCTGGCCCAGCCCGGCCATGCCGTGACCAAGGAGCGGTTGTACGAGCTGGTGTTCCCGGGCCAGTTGGATGTGCAGTACGAAGCCATCGAAGTGGTGGTGTACCGGCTGCGCAAAAAGCTGGCGGGCACGGGGCTGACGCTGATGACGCTGCGCGGGCTGGGCTATTTGCTGCGCACCGATGCACAGGCCTGA
- a CDS encoding tripartite tricarboxylate transporter substrate binding protein codes for MRRDTFLKSLAALAAAGSLPVSAQTAALKMMIPANPGGGWDTTGRALGKSMQEAGAASSVSYDNKGGAAGAIGLAQFVNSSKGDPNALMVMGAVMLGGIITGKPPVGLDKVTPLARLTSEYNVFVLPANSPFKTMKDVVEQLKKDPGSVKWGGGSRGSTEHIAAAMIAREVGVDPAKINYVAFRGGGEATAAILGGNVTVGGSGYSEFAEYISAGKMRAVGVTSATRLKGVNVPTLKEQGINVDIGNWRGVYGAPGITAEQRKALIDALAKTFKHKAWQDAMDKNGWTPAWLAGDEFSNFVDAEFASLRATMAKSGMI; via the coding sequence ATGCGTCGCGATACTTTCCTCAAGTCTTTGGCCGCCCTGGCCGCCGCTGGCAGCCTGCCAGTGTCGGCGCAGACAGCCGCTTTGAAAATGATGATCCCCGCCAACCCTGGTGGCGGCTGGGACACCACGGGCCGTGCCCTGGGCAAGTCCATGCAAGAGGCGGGCGCTGCCTCCTCGGTCTCGTATGACAACAAGGGCGGCGCTGCGGGCGCCATCGGTCTGGCGCAGTTCGTCAACTCCAGCAAGGGCGATCCGAACGCCCTGATGGTGATGGGCGCTGTGATGCTGGGCGGCATCATCACCGGCAAGCCACCTGTGGGCCTGGACAAGGTCACCCCCCTGGCGCGCCTGACCAGTGAATACAACGTGTTCGTGCTGCCTGCCAACTCGCCCTTCAAGACCATGAAGGACGTGGTCGAGCAGCTCAAGAAAGATCCCGGTAGCGTGAAGTGGGGTGGTGGCTCGCGTGGCTCCACCGAGCACATCGCCGCCGCCATGATTGCGCGTGAAGTGGGCGTGGACCCCGCCAAGATCAACTACGTGGCCTTCCGTGGGGGTGGCGAGGCAACGGCCGCCATCCTGGGTGGCAACGTCACCGTCGGCGGCAGCGGCTACAGCGAGTTTGCCGAGTACATCTCGGCGGGCAAGATGCGCGCTGTGGGCGTGACATCGGCCACCCGCCTCAAGGGCGTCAATGTGCCTACGCTCAAGGAGCAAGGCATCAACGTGGACATCGGCAACTGGCGCGGCGTGTATGGTGCCCCTGGCATCACGGCCGAGCAGCGCAAGGCCCTGATCGATGCCCTGGCCAAGACCTTCAAGCACAAGGCCTGGCAAGACGCCATGGACAAGAACGGCTGGACCCCGGCATGGCTGGCGGGTGATGAGTTCTCCAACTTCGTGGACGCTGAGTTTGCCAGCCTGCGCGCCACGATGGCCAAGTCCGGAATGATCTAA
- a CDS encoding tripartite tricarboxylate transporter TctB family protein, which translates to MTQQHSSRSKPLQTLIGVGIVALAGLLAWGASSVSSEAGYGGVGPNFFPWVVAIVLLICGVLCVVHAQTGGFRELEDGSGDERAHWKGFIWVSAGLLLNALLITTLGFILSCALCFVLSVRGFKSSEGELDLRLQAWIKDSAIGIAVAAPVYWMFTQLLAINLPGLTNTGWL; encoded by the coding sequence ATGACACAACAACATTCATCGCGCTCCAAGCCGTTGCAGACCCTCATTGGCGTAGGCATTGTGGCGCTGGCGGGGTTGCTGGCCTGGGGGGCCAGTTCTGTCAGCTCTGAGGCAGGCTACGGCGGCGTGGGGCCCAACTTCTTTCCGTGGGTGGTGGCCATCGTGCTGCTGATCTGCGGGGTGCTGTGCGTGGTGCACGCGCAGACCGGCGGCTTTCGCGAGCTGGAAGACGGCTCGGGCGACGAGCGTGCGCACTGGAAGGGCTTCATCTGGGTGTCTGCCGGGTTGTTGCTCAATGCACTGCTCATCACCACCCTTGGCTTCATCCTGAGCTGCGCCCTGTGCTTCGTGCTGTCGGTGCGGGGCTTCAAAAGCTCGGAGGGCGAGTTGGACCTGCGCCTGCAAGCCTGGATCAAGGATTCGGCCATTGGCATCGCCGTAGCGGCGCCGGTGTACTGGATGTTTACGCAACTGCTGGCCATCAACCTGCCCGGCCTCACAAACACGGGGTGGCTGTAA
- a CDS encoding tripartite tricarboxylate transporter permease: MDTLNLLMQGFITAATPINLLWAFVGCIIGTAVGVLPGIGPAVAVAMLLPITVKVEATASMIFFGGIYYGAMYGGSTTSILLNTPGEAGSMVTAMEGNKMAKHGRAGAALATAAIGSFVAGTIATILVTFCAPLVAEYAIRLGPPEYFMLMVLAFTTVSAVLGKSTLRGMVALFVGLAMGLIGIDQITGQARYTGGVPELMDGIEVVLIAVGLFAVGEALYNVMYEGKADETQNRLTSTHMTKEEWKRSWPAWLRATAIGFPFGTVPAGGSEIPTFLSYAAEKKLSKHKEEFGTTGAIEGVAGPEAANNAAITATLIPLLTLGIPTSNTTAILLGAFQNYGIQPGPQLFDTNGALVWALIASMYIGNVMLLILNLPLVGLWVKLLNIPKSYLYAGILVFSTLGVYGMRQSAFDLVLLYAIGLLGVVMRRYDFPAAPVVVGMILGPLAEAQMRNAVSIGEGKWTIFLERPGSVTLIVIVLAVLIVPRLLRRWAAKKIQAVEASAG, encoded by the coding sequence ATGGATACGCTCAATCTCTTGATGCAGGGGTTCATCACCGCTGCCACTCCCATCAACCTGCTGTGGGCCTTTGTGGGCTGCATCATCGGCACCGCCGTGGGGGTGTTGCCAGGCATTGGCCCCGCAGTGGCCGTGGCCATGCTGCTGCCCATCACTGTCAAGGTCGAGGCCACGGCCTCCATGATCTTCTTTGGCGGCATTTACTACGGCGCCATGTACGGTGGCTCCACCACCTCCATCCTGTTGAACACGCCGGGTGAGGCGGGCTCCATGGTCACGGCCATGGAAGGCAACAAAATGGCCAAGCATGGCCGCGCTGGCGCGGCGCTGGCCACGGCAGCCATTGGCTCGTTTGTTGCGGGCACCATCGCCACCATCCTGGTTACCTTCTGCGCACCCCTGGTGGCCGAATACGCCATTCGCCTGGGCCCCCCTGAATACTTCATGCTGATGGTGCTGGCCTTCACCACCGTGAGCGCGGTGCTGGGCAAGAGCACGCTGCGTGGCATGGTGGCACTGTTTGTCGGCCTGGCCATGGGCCTCATCGGCATCGACCAGATCACAGGCCAGGCCCGCTACACCGGTGGCGTGCCTGAGCTGATGGACGGCATCGAGGTGGTGCTGATTGCCGTGGGCCTGTTTGCCGTGGGCGAGGCGCTGTACAACGTGATGTACGAAGGCAAGGCGGACGAAACCCAGAACCGCCTGACCAGCACCCACATGACCAAGGAAGAGTGGAAGCGCTCCTGGCCCGCGTGGCTGCGCGCCACGGCCATTGGCTTCCCTTTTGGTACTGTGCCTGCGGGCGGCAGCGAGATCCCGACCTTCCTGAGCTACGCCGCTGAAAAGAAGCTGAGCAAGCACAAGGAAGAGTTTGGCACCACCGGCGCCATCGAAGGCGTGGCAGGCCCCGAGGCTGCCAACAACGCGGCCATCACGGCCACGCTGATTCCGCTGCTCACGCTGGGCATTCCCACATCGAACACCACGGCCATCTTGCTGGGCGCGTTCCAGAACTACGGCATCCAGCCTGGTCCGCAGCTGTTTGACACCAACGGTGCGCTGGTGTGGGCGCTGATTGCGTCGATGTACATCGGCAACGTGATGCTTCTGATCCTGAACCTGCCCCTGGTGGGCCTGTGGGTCAAGCTGCTGAACATCCCCAAGTCGTACCTGTACGCGGGCATTCTGGTCTTCTCCACGCTGGGCGTGTACGGCATGCGCCAAAGCGCGTTCGACCTGGTGCTGCTGTACGCGATTGGCCTCTTGGGCGTGGTGATGCGCCGCTACGACTTCCCGGCCGCGCCGGTGGTGGTGGGCATGATCCTGGGCCCCCTGGCCGAGGCACAAATGCGCAACGCCGTGTCGATTGGCGAAGGCAAGTGGACGATTTTCCTGGAGCGCCCAGGCTCGGTCACGCTGATCGTCATCGTGCTGGCCGTGCTGATCGTGCCGCGCCTGCTGCGCCGTTGGGCGGCCAAAAAAATCCAGGCGGTGGAGGCCAGCGCAGGCTGA
- a CDS encoding DUF2325 domain-containing protein: MHSLSQEFLALCRQLGEAQTRCSAAMAAQAAELERLQREVVRLRAAVIVRDTRLEQARAALEEARQAQPPGLPRRKEMARHIRTLAERVAMLSRECLRWRLQAVVGAGVGKGAGLLADAPVASPAAAVTQASHSAAPAQPDLDESLAAADLVICQTGCISHDEYWRVQDHCRRTGKPCILVDQASPAPGVHVLQQPVVVLRMAQGLRAVRGVPGWGQPGDLPVGAHAALQTPLDSKATPADVLEQVHK, encoded by the coding sequence ATGCACTCACTATCGCAAGAGTTTCTGGCCCTGTGCCGCCAACTGGGCGAAGCGCAGACCCGTTGCAGCGCCGCCATGGCCGCGCAGGCTGCCGAGCTGGAGCGGCTGCAGCGCGAAGTGGTGCGATTGCGCGCGGCCGTCATCGTGCGCGACACCCGGCTGGAGCAAGCCCGTGCTGCGCTGGAAGAGGCCCGGCAGGCCCAGCCACCTGGCCTGCCCCGGCGCAAGGAGATGGCGCGGCATATCCGCACCCTGGCCGAGCGGGTGGCCATGCTCTCACGCGAATGTTTGCGCTGGCGCTTGCAAGCCGTGGTGGGGGCAGGCGTGGGGAAGGGGGCAGGCTTGTTGGCCGATGCGCCCGTGGCGAGTCCGGCAGCGGCAGTCACCCAAGCAAGCCACAGCGCCGCGCCCGCGCAGCCTGATCTGGACGAAAGCCTGGCCGCCGCAGACCTGGTGATTTGCCAGACCGGCTGCATCAGCCACGACGAATACTGGCGCGTGCAAGACCATTGCCGCCGCACGGGCAAGCCCTGCATTCTGGTGGACCAGGCCAGCCCGGCGCCTGGTGTGCATGTGCTGCAGCAACCCGTGGTGGTGCTGCGCATGGCCCAGGGCCTGCGGGCCGTGCGCGGTGTGCCGGGATGGGGGCAGCCCGGCGACCTGCCCGTGGGGGCGCACGCAGCGCTGCAAACCCCGCTCGATTCCAAGGCCACCCCTGCCGATGTCTTGGAACAGGTTCATAAGTAA
- a CDS encoding sigma-54-dependent Fis family transcriptional regulator: MPPLKDDTPALPLDAQGILELAARSMFQLFSSVSQGMLLIDLSGRIVWINEGYLRFLPDLGFSSVDQFVGRMVEDVIPNTQMHRVLATGQPVLVDLLTNHAGTFVVSRIPLRDEADRVIGAIGIVLFDHPETTLQPLISKFALLQRDLDDARRELASQRSRTLVGAGLGDGQRRAKYTFASFIGSSPAAAEVKRQARRAAQSSSPVLLLGETGTGKELLAHAIHAASSRASGPFVSVNIAAVPDTLLEAEFFGVAPGAYTGADRKGRDGKFKLADGGTLFLDEIGDMPQSLQAKLLRALQEGEIEPLGSNKLVPFNVRILAATSRDLAALVREGKFREDLFYRLHVLPVRVPPLRVRRSDIPALVESLGEDLALRNGTPPPELQPDALALLAGQPWRGNIRELRNVLEQAVMRSDSSTVDAAQLARVLREAGVEPAAPAPVAELSSATALESDDDARYLRPLAEQVAELERRAIAATLKANGGNKLATARQLGISRATLYERLENPDLKTDS; this comes from the coding sequence ATGCCCCCGCTCAAAGACGACACCCCCGCACTGCCGCTCGATGCCCAAGGCATTCTGGAGCTGGCGGCGCGCTCCATGTTCCAGCTGTTTTCCAGCGTCAGCCAGGGCATGCTGCTCATTGACCTGAGCGGGCGCATCGTGTGGATCAACGAGGGCTACCTGCGCTTTCTGCCCGACCTGGGGTTTTCGTCCGTCGACCAGTTTGTGGGCCGCATGGTGGAGGACGTGATCCCCAACACCCAGATGCACCGCGTGCTGGCCACCGGCCAGCCCGTGCTGGTGGATTTGCTCACCAACCATGCGGGCACTTTTGTGGTCAGCCGCATTCCGCTGCGCGACGAGGCCGACCGCGTGATCGGTGCCATCGGCATCGTGCTGTTTGACCACCCTGAGACCACGCTGCAGCCCCTCATCAGCAAGTTTGCTCTGCTGCAGCGTGACCTGGACGATGCCCGGCGCGAGCTGGCCAGCCAGCGCAGCCGCACGCTGGTGGGGGCGGGCTTGGGCGACGGGCAGCGCCGCGCCAAGTACACCTTTGCCAGCTTCATTGGATCAAGCCCTGCGGCGGCCGAGGTCAAGCGCCAGGCACGGCGTGCGGCGCAGTCCAGCAGCCCGGTGCTGTTGCTGGGCGAGACGGGCACGGGCAAAGAGCTGCTGGCCCACGCCATCCATGCCGCATCGAGCCGCGCCAGTGGCCCCTTTGTCAGCGTCAACATCGCTGCCGTGCCCGACACCCTGCTCGAAGCCGAATTCTTTGGCGTGGCCCCCGGCGCCTACACCGGTGCCGACCGCAAGGGGCGCGACGGCAAGTTCAAGCTGGCCGATGGCGGCACGCTGTTCCTCGACGAAATTGGCGACATGCCGCAAAGCCTGCAGGCCAAGCTGCTGCGGGCGCTGCAAGAGGGCGAGATCGAGCCGCTGGGCAGCAACAAGCTCGTGCCCTTCAATGTGCGCATCCTCGCCGCCACCTCGCGCGATCTGGCCGCGCTGGTGCGCGAGGGCAAGTTCCGCGAAGACTTGTTCTACCGCCTGCATGTGCTGCCGGTGCGGGTGCCGCCCCTGCGCGTGCGGCGCAGTGACATCCCCGCGCTGGTCGAATCCCTGGGCGAAGACCTGGCCCTGCGCAACGGCACACCGCCGCCCGAGCTGCAGCCCGACGCCCTGGCCCTGCTGGCGGGCCAGCCCTGGCGCGGCAATATCCGCGAGCTGCGCAACGTGCTGGAGCAAGCAGTGATGCGCAGCGACTCCAGCACCGTCGACGCCGCCCAACTGGCCCGCGTGCTGCGTGAGGCGGGCGTGGAGCCCGCCGCCCCGGCGCCCGTGGCCGAGCTGAGCAGCGCCACCGCGCTGGAGTCCGACGACGACGCCCGCTACCTGCGCCCCCTGGCCGAGCAGGTGGCAGAGCTGGAGCGCCGCGCCATTGCCGCCACGCTCAAGGCCAATGGCGGCAACAAACTGGCCACCGCACGGCAGCTGGGCATCTCGCGGGCCACGCTGTATGAACGTCTGGAAAACCCTGATCTAAAAACAGACAGTTGA
- a CDS encoding ABC transporter ATP-binding protein: protein MLATHNLTIRFGGHVAVNGVTCAFAPGTLTAIVGPNGAGKTTYFNLISGQLKASAGSVQLGGRDLTALSPSARTRAGLGRAFQLTNLFPSLSVLENVRLAVQATQGGSHRRGLNLWSIWSDHRQLTERAQHILQTVALFERRDTPVASLPHGDQRKLEVALLMALEPQVYMFDEPTAGMSHDEAPVILNLIRELKKDKTKIILLVEHKMDVVRELADRIIVLTNGTLVADGAPAEVIASPVVQEAYLGISKDADKEAA from the coding sequence ATGCTTGCAACCCACAACCTGACCATCCGCTTTGGCGGCCATGTGGCGGTCAATGGCGTGACCTGTGCCTTTGCGCCGGGCACGCTCACCGCCATCGTCGGCCCCAATGGCGCGGGCAAGACCACGTACTTCAACCTCATCTCGGGCCAACTCAAGGCCAGTGCAGGCAGCGTGCAACTGGGCGGGCGTGACCTGACGGCGCTCAGCCCCTCGGCCCGCACCCGCGCGGGGCTGGGCCGGGCGTTTCAGCTCACCAACCTGTTCCCCAGCCTGAGCGTGCTGGAGAACGTGCGCCTGGCCGTGCAGGCCACGCAGGGCGGCTCGCACCGCCGGGGGCTCAACCTGTGGAGCATCTGGAGCGACCACCGCCAGCTCACCGAGCGGGCGCAGCACATTCTGCAAACCGTGGCCCTGTTCGAGCGGCGCGACACCCCCGTGGCCAGCCTGCCGCATGGCGACCAGCGCAAGCTGGAAGTGGCCTTGCTGATGGCGCTGGAGCCGCAGGTCTACATGTTTGACGAGCCCACCGCAGGCATGAGCCACGACGAGGCCCCGGTGATCCTGAACCTGATCCGCGAACTGAAGAAGGACAAGACCAAGATCATCTTGCTGGTGGAACACAAGATGGACGTGGTGCGCGAGCTGGCCGACCGCATCATCGTGCTGACCAACGGCACGCTGGTGGCCGATGGCGCACCCGCCGAAGTGATTGCATCGCCTGTGGTGCAGGAGGCGTACCTTGGCATCAGCAAGGACGCCGACAAGGAGGCCGCATGA
- a CDS encoding ABC transporter ATP-binding protein, which translates to MSSTANLLELKGVHTHIGAYHILHGVDLAIPKGQLTMLLGRNGAGKTTTLRTIMGLWQASQGSVHFNGRDITRLHTPQIAGLNIAYVPENMGIFADLTVKENLLLAARKASNAAQMDAARLQWIFRLFPAVEKFWNHPAGKLSGGQKQMVAVARAIIEPRDLLIVDEPSKGLAPAIINNMIEAFDQLKKSGVTILLVEQNIHFAKRLGDTVAVMDNGRVVHAGSMAALAADEALQQSLLGLSL; encoded by the coding sequence ATGAGCAGCACCGCCAACCTTCTGGAACTCAAAGGCGTTCACACGCACATCGGGGCGTACCACATCCTGCACGGCGTGGACCTGGCCATCCCCAAGGGCCAGCTCACCATGCTGCTGGGCCGCAACGGCGCGGGCAAGACGACCACGCTGCGCACCATCATGGGCCTGTGGCAGGCCTCGCAGGGCAGCGTCCACTTCAATGGGCGCGACATCACCCGCCTGCACACGCCGCAGATTGCGGGGCTCAACATTGCCTACGTGCCCGAGAACATGGGCATCTTTGCCGACCTGACGGTGAAGGAAAACCTGCTGCTGGCCGCACGCAAGGCCAGCAACGCAGCGCAGATGGATGCCGCGCGGCTGCAATGGATCTTCCGGTTGTTCCCGGCCGTGGAGAAGTTCTGGAACCACCCCGCGGGCAAGCTCAGCGGCGGGCAAAAGCAGATGGTGGCCGTGGCCCGCGCCATCATCGAGCCGCGCGACCTGCTCATCGTGGACGAGCCCAGCAAGGGCCTGGCCCCCGCCATCATCAACAACATGATCGAGGCGTTCGACCAGCTCAAAAAGAGCGGCGTGACCATCCTGCTGGTCGAGCAGAACATCCACTTTGCCAAACGTCTGGGCGACACCGTGGCGGTGATGGACAACGGCCGTGTGGTGCACGCCGGCAGCATGGCCGCGCTGGCGGCGGACGAGGCATTGCAGCAGTCGCTGCTGGGGCTGTCGCTATGA
- a CDS encoding branched-chain amino acid ABC transporter permease, translated as MTASDFDWKPLVLVPLLALVTLPLVGSPSTWLTLTVAGLAMGMIIFIIASGLTLVFGLMDVLNFGHGVFIALGAFVATSVLGAMGDWTGSAELWRNMVAVLPAMLVAMAVAGALGLAFERFIVRPVYGQHLKQILITMGGMIIGEELIKVIWGPQQIPLPLPGGMRGSLLLGDAAIEKYRLVAVAVGLVVFAVLAWTLSRTKVGLLIRAGVQDREMVESLGYRIRRLFVAVFVVGSALAGLGGVMWGLYQQNVVPQMGAQVNVLIFIVIIIGGLGSTGGALIGALLVGLMANYTGFLAPKVALFSNIALMVAILLWRPQGVYPVTNR; from the coding sequence ATGACTGCTAGCGATTTCGACTGGAAGCCCCTGGTGCTGGTGCCGCTGCTCGCGCTCGTCACGCTGCCGCTGGTGGGCTCGCCCAGCACTTGGCTCACGCTCACGGTGGCGGGGCTGGCCATGGGCATGATCATCTTCATCATCGCCTCGGGCCTCACGCTGGTGTTCGGGCTGATGGACGTGCTCAACTTTGGCCACGGCGTGTTCATTGCGCTGGGCGCCTTTGTGGCCACCAGCGTGCTGGGGGCGATGGGCGACTGGACGGGTTCGGCCGAGCTGTGGCGCAACATGGTGGCCGTGCTGCCCGCCATGCTGGTGGCCATGGCAGTGGCGGGCGCGCTGGGCCTGGCGTTTGAGCGCTTCATCGTGCGGCCCGTGTATGGCCAGCACCTCAAGCAAATCCTCATCACCATGGGCGGCATGATCATTGGCGAGGAACTCATCAAGGTCATCTGGGGCCCCCAGCAAATCCCGCTGCCGCTGCCGGGCGGCATGCGCGGCTCGCTGCTGCTGGGCGATGCCGCCATCGAGAAATACCGCCTGGTCGCCGTGGCCGTGGGCCTGGTGGTGTTTGCCGTGCTGGCCTGGACGCTGTCGCGCACCAAGGTCGGCCTACTCATCCGCGCCGGGGTGCAAGACCGCGAGATGGTCGAAAGCCTGGGCTACCGCATCCGCCGCCTGTTTGTGGCCGTGTTTGTGGTGGGCTCAGCCCTGGCGGGGCTGGGCGGCGTGATGTGGGGCCTGTACCAGCAAAACGTGGTGCCGCAGATGGGCGCGCAGGTCAACGTGCTGATCTTCATCGTCATCATCATCGGCGGCCTGGGCAGCACGGGCGGGGCGCTGATTGGCGCGCTGCTGGTGGGTCTCATGGCCAACTACACCGGCTTTCTGGCCCCCAAGGTGGCGCTGTTTTCCAACATCGCGCTCATGGTCGCCATCCTGCTGTGGCGCCCGCAGGGTGTGTACCCCGTCACGAACCGTTGA